AGGCGTAAGTAGCTCCTCTGAGCCAACTAAACCAAACACATCAGCACCAACGCGAGCCACCGACAATGACTTATCCGTGCTATGCAATCTAAGCGCAACAGCACGTAATAGCTGATTACCAATATCTTGGCCTAGGCCATCGTTGATATCACTAAAGTGATTAATATCAACAAGTGCTGCCACAGTATTTTGCGACTGATCTGCTGAGAACTGATCGAGCATATTCAAGAACTGCAAGCGATTTGGTAATTCAGTTAGCCAGTCTTTATAAGCGGCATTACGCAATTTTTGGAATAAGTGAACATTTTCGTAAGCAATTGCAACGTTCGACAGGAACACTTCCGTTAACTGAAAATCAATATCTGAAATTGGGCAATCCAACTCAAGATAAATAACGGCTCGATAACCACCATGACCAAGATACAAGGCAATATGGTCGTCCGTTTTCAAATGCTCTTTATGTTGAAAACAAGCATTGACCGCTTCGGTTAGCTGCACACAACCCACTTGCTCAATTTTGTCGTTGATTGCGCTCTTTTCCCAGCCCTCTTGCGCCAGAATATATAAGCCAAGATCATCTGCACCATCGATAATGCCATGACCACGAGCACAAAACGTTCCTTTGACATAGCCTTTAATCAATGATTTCAGTTGGGTTAATACACCCAGACCAAATTCATGAATGGTGTGAATTTCAAGGAGGTTTGATGCGCCGTTAATAATTCTTTCTAGGCCAGCGCGACCCTGACTTACCGCTGTTATTTGTTGGTATGAGCGAATGGCAGCATAAACGGTAGTCACTAATTTACGGCGAGTTAATTCCGTTTTAGTTTTGTAGTCGTTAATGTCGTAATCTTTGATAACACTTTCTTCAGGCGCGTAACCTGGCTGACCAGTACGAAGTACAATACGAATATCTTCGCGCTTAAGCTGCTCTCTAATATGCTTAACAACATGTAAGCCGGCATCATCGGTTTCCATTACAACATCAAGAAGTACCAAAACAATTTCTTGGTCTTGCTCAATAATGGTTTTTGCTTCTTCACCTGAATAGGCATGAAGATATTCTAATCGGCGACCTAATACGGTGAGGTCGGACAGGGCTAATTGCGTAACAGAATGAATCTCAGGATCATCATCTACGATTAATACCTTCCATGTCTCGCCACATGTTTCATCGACAATTTGGTCGTCTTCACTGTCATCAATAAACAAGAAGTCGTCATTGGTATGTTCTGAAGCCTGCATACTGCCCTCTGCTAACCAACAATGCATTGGTTAGGATCTGTCCTAAGAAATTATTATTGACAATAACTTGGATTACACTATCTGCGTGAAGTACATAATAAAAGTCACGTCCACAATATTCAACTAAACAATTGCTAAACTGCTCACATATGGCTGACCAGTTCTAGATTACCAGCTGACTGCTGCTGAAGTGATTAAATGTAAAACAAAATAAGCATTTGAAAGTTATATAAATCTAGCTAAGAATAAACAATAGCATAGTAATTTTAACTGAATGTGATCTTATCGCATGAATAATGAAAAAACTTCCAATACGCCAGCGGTAATCGATGCAGATGTCGACAACTCAGCAAGCGCGAGCAAAACAATCACCACACAAGAGCAACCAAATAGCCAAAGTAAAAAAAGCAGCCAAATGAGCGCACAAGTGCAATTGCTTAATTTAGCAAAGTTATTTGCCCTCGATGGCAGTCTAAAACCGGCAGATAAGCAAATGCCAATCGAAGACAGAAGTGGTCGTCGCGTTCGCATTAGCCATTTGCGCCGCCAACAAAACATGGAAAAGATTGTTGAAAAGTCGATCCACTATTGCGCAGGCGACCAAGTCGCAGATCGCACAGACGCCGATTGGTTTGATAGCTTTATCGAACTTGCCGAACGTGTGAGCAACCCCGCGATGCAAGAGCTTTGGGCGAAAATTCTCGCCGGTGAAATTAGCCAACCTGGCTCTTTTTCCCTTAAAGCCTTACAAGCATTTAAAAATATGAGCTTGCACGAAGCGAAGTTATTTGGCAAAGCGTGCGCACTAGCGGTTAGCGACAGTAATAAAAAGAATATTCGAATTATCACGGGCTGTTACCAACAACCTGGATTATTGAATTTATTTGATAGTAAGCGCGAACAGCACGTGGGTTTAAGTCAATTTGGTTTCAATTATGGAGACGTGTTAACCCTCGCAGAGCATCACTTAGTCTTTACCCAAGAAACAGAACTAGAAACAAGTAGTTCAGGCGGTGTATTAAACCTAAAGTACAATGGCTTGCCGCTAGCAATCAAAGCAAAGAAAAAGCGCTGCGCATTAACCTGCTATAAACTCACCCCGATAGGTGCTGAATTAGCACAACTGATTGCCGATAAACCCGACAATCAGTTTCTCGAACACCTAAAAGCACAATTGAGTCATCATTATAGTTTTGGCTAGACGTTAGTCGCCCCTACTCATGAGTTGGATAGCCAAATAATGCCGCACGCTTTTGCTGCCAACCTTTGGCCTGTTTTAATTTGCGTAGCATATGTAAGCCTTGGTCAATATTAGCCTTAATCGGATTATTGCCTGGCAGTACACCAACAATGCCAAATTTACATGGCACGTCGTCTTTTTCCTCGATAAAGGTGCCAAACATTTTGTCCCAAATAATTAATATGCCGGCGAAATTCTTATCTATGTATTCGCGGTTCGTTGAATGATGAACCCTGTGGTGCGACGGCGTGTTAAATACTTTTTCTATCCAGCCCAATTTACCCACCGCTTGCGTATGAATAAAAAATTGAAACGCTAAATTAAGGGCGACAATCGCAAATACCATAGTTGGCTCAAAGCCGACTAAAATCATCGGTAACCAAAACAGCCACATACCGGTGATTGGGTACAGCACGCTTTGACGAAATGCCGTCGAAAAATTCAGTTTGGTTGAGCTGTGATGGGCGACATGAGCAACCCAGAACCAATGAATAAAATGTGACGCACGGTGGAACCAGTAATACAGAAAATCTTGAATAATAAAGCCGATCAGTAGTGTCCAGCCGGTAAACGGGATCTCAAACAAACTAAATTGATGCAGCCAAATAAACGCTGGCATCAGTAAGAACAAAATCAGCGTATCACTTACTTGGTAACTAGCGCCCAACGCCATATTAGAAAGGCTATCTTTGACTTCATAGAAATGGCGATATTTAAGATATTCCGCCACCATAAACAGTAAAAATATAGGGCTTAGGGCTATTAAAATTAATTCAACACTCATGATTAACACATTCCAAACTTAGTTATATAAGGCAGCGAGCCTTTGCATTGCCTTAGCAACATCCTTGGTTAATAAATACTGCAATAAAGCCGATGGGATAAACCAAGGCGCCTGGCAGACAATTTGATAGTCCACCACAGTCGTACCATGCTTGGTTTCAGATAAAACAATATCACCGCGATGATTTTTCACAGGCCAGTCACCGACAATCTTGTAGCTCACGCCGTTTTCATCTGCCGCCAATATTTCTTCGACAAAGCGAGTGCCCAGCATTTTTATTTGTCGCTGGCTACCGATGCCGCCTACCACAGCACCATTTTGCTGAGCACGCACTAGGCTAAATTTGGCATCAAAAAAACGAGACAAATTCACATGATCCAACAGCTCAGCCAGCACTTGCTGACGACTTGCCTGAACTTGTTGTTGAACACTCACTTTTACCATATTGCTTTGCACCACACTTCGTTAAGTCGACTTATT
This Thalassotalea euphylliae DNA region includes the following protein-coding sequences:
- a CDS encoding bifunctional diguanylate cyclase/phosphodiesterase — protein: MHCWLAEGSMQASEHTNDDFLFIDDSEDDQIVDETCGETWKVLIVDDDPEIHSVTQLALSDLTVLGRRLEYLHAYSGEEAKTIIEQDQEIVLVLLDVVMETDDAGLHVVKHIREQLKREDIRIVLRTGQPGYAPEESVIKDYDINDYKTKTELTRRKLVTTVYAAIRSYQQITAVSQGRAGLERIINGASNLLEIHTIHEFGLGVLTQLKSLIKGYVKGTFCARGHGIIDGADDLGLYILAQEGWEKSAINDKIEQVGCVQLTEAVNACFQHKEHLKTDDHIALYLGHGGYRAVIYLELDCPISDIDFQLTEVFLSNVAIAYENVHLFQKLRNAAYKDWLTELPNRLQFLNMLDQFSADQSQNTVAALVDINHFSDINDGLGQDIGNQLLRAVALRLHSTDKSLSVARVGADVFGLVGSEELLTPQLLADIFSHPFEAGEQTLPINVCIGLCRKRDAGQGGVKVLNQINIALNLAKKNREKNIQYYQQEMEDQTLWRLGMIRQLRTDFSENRLALWYQPQLDLETGKVIGAEALLRWRTSDGNFISPAVFIPLAEYSGLILDIGDWVVHQACKHIKAIEAHGFSDVGISINVSIPQFRQDDFVSKVIEATRTHHVEAAKLELEITENILMDDPQLIIDALQKLKSEGISIALDDFGTGYSSLSYLQKLPIDRLKVDRSFINDVTEDGDSLLADTIINLGKQLDLKVIAEGIENAEQEAHLVAQGCDEVQGFYYAKPMSAEDFLAFLSKQV
- a CDS encoding TIGR03899 family protein, which produces MNNEKTSNTPAVIDADVDNSASASKTITTQEQPNSQSKKSSQMSAQVQLLNLAKLFALDGSLKPADKQMPIEDRSGRRVRISHLRRQQNMEKIVEKSIHYCAGDQVADRTDADWFDSFIELAERVSNPAMQELWAKILAGEISQPGSFSLKALQAFKNMSLHEAKLFGKACALAVSDSNKKNIRIITGCYQQPGLLNLFDSKREQHVGLSQFGFNYGDVLTLAEHHLVFTQETELETSSSGGVLNLKYNGLPLAIKAKKKRCALTCYKLTPIGAELAQLIADKPDNQFLEHLKAQLSHHYSFG
- a CDS encoding sterol desaturase family protein — protein: MSVELILIALSPIFLLFMVAEYLKYRHFYEVKDSLSNMALGASYQVSDTLILFLLMPAFIWLHQFSLFEIPFTGWTLLIGFIIQDFLYYWFHRASHFIHWFWVAHVAHHSSTKLNFSTAFRQSVLYPITGMWLFWLPMILVGFEPTMVFAIVALNLAFQFFIHTQAVGKLGWIEKVFNTPSHHRVHHSTNREYIDKNFAGILIIWDKMFGTFIEEKDDVPCKFGIVGVLPGNNPIKANIDQGLHMLRKLKQAKGWQQKRAALFGYPTHE
- a CDS encoding SRPBCC family protein → MQSNMVKVSVQQQVQASRQQVLAELLDHVNLSRFFDAKFSLVRAQQNGAVVGGIGSQRQIKMLGTRFVEEILAADENGVSYKIVGDWPVKNHRGDIVLSETKHGTTVVDYQIVCQAPWFIPSALLQYLLTKDVAKAMQRLAALYN